In Marinobacter sp. M3C, the genomic stretch TGGTGTGCATTGTGGGGCTGACGGTTGTTGCGTTCCTGTTTGATATCGACGTGCGCACCGTAGGTGATATGGGCGACCTGCCGGATACACTGCCGATTTTCCTGTGGCCAGATGTGCCGCTGAATCTTGAAACCCTGATGATTATTTTGCCCTACGCCATACCGCTGGCAGCGGTGGGCCTGTTGGAATCGATGATGACTGCCACCATCGTGGACGATCTGACCGATACCGAAAGCGACCGCAACCGCGAATGCAAGGGGCAGGGTATTGCCAACATCGGTTCGGGCTTGCTGGGCGGTATGGCAGGCTGCGCCATGATTGGCCAGTCGATCATCAATATCAAATCCGGTGGCCGTGGCCGCCTGTCAACGCTGACCGCCGGTGTTTTCCTGATGGTGTTGATTCTGGTACTGGACGACTTTCTGGTGCGCATTCCCATGGCCGCGTTGGTAGCGGTGATGATCATGGTGTCCATCGGCACCTTCTCCTGGGAGTCTATCCGCAATCTGAAAACCCATCCGTTGTCGTCCAACATTGTGATGCTGGTGACCGTGGTGGTGGTGGTGTTCACTCACAACCTGGCATTGGGCGTATTTGCCGGTGTGCTGCTGGCGGCGCTGTTTTTCGCCAACAGAATTGGCCATTACATGGGCGTGGACAGTGTTTTGAACGAGGCTGACAGTACCCGTACCTATAAGGTTACCGGGCAAGTATTCTTCAGTTCGTCGGAAAAGTTTGTAGCCGCCTTTGACTTCCGTGAAGTGGTCGATAAAGTAGTAATAGATGTGAGTCGCGCCCATTTCTGGGACATTACCGCCGTGGGTGCGCTGGACAAGGTCGTTATCAAGTTCCGCCGCGACGGAGCAGAGGTAGAAGTTATTGGCATGAACGAAGCCAGTGCCACCATCGTTGACCGCTTTGGTGTGCACGACAAGCCGGAAGGCGTTGACCAGCTGATAGGCCATTAATATGCAAAATACAACACCGAACGCCAAGCGCCCTTCACAAAAAGCGTCACAAAACGCGCCGCAAGACACCTTGCACGTGGTGGCCTGCATTGACGGCTCACGCGCTGCGCCGGCGGTGTGTGACTACGCTGCCTGGGCGAGCAAATATATGGACTCGCCGCTGACCCTGCTGCACGTGCTGGACGAAGAGCGCTATCCGTCAGAGCCGGACCTGGCTGGCAATATTGGCCTCGGCAGCCGGGAACATTTGCTGGACGAA encodes the following:
- a CDS encoding SulP family inorganic anion transporter, producing the protein MVNTLKHQWLSNVRGDLLAGVVVALALIPEAIAFSIIAGVDPKVGLYASFCIAVIIAFVGGRPGMISAATGAMALLMVTLVKEHGLEYLMAATLLTGLIQLVAGYLKLGSLMRFVSRSVVTGFVNALAILIFMAQLPELTNVTWHVYALTAAGLGIIYLFPYIPKLGKVLPSPLVCIVGLTVVAFLFDIDVRTVGDMGDLPDTLPIFLWPDVPLNLETLMIILPYAIPLAAVGLLESMMTATIVDDLTDTESDRNRECKGQGIANIGSGLLGGMAGCAMIGQSIINIKSGGRGRLSTLTAGVFLMVLILVLDDFLVRIPMAALVAVMIMVSIGTFSWESIRNLKTHPLSSNIVMLVTVVVVVFTHNLALGVFAGVLLAALFFANRIGHYMGVDSVLNEADSTRTYKVTGQVFFSSSEKFVAAFDFREVVDKVVIDVSRAHFWDITAVGALDKVVIKFRRDGAEVEVIGMNEASATIVDRFGVHDKPEGVDQLIGH